The window TGGGACAGATGAACTCGCTTCTCCTCGTGCTGCTCGTTGCGGCGCTGCAACTGGGGCGCAGGGGCCGCCAGGTCGCGGCGGGGCTGCTCCTTGGCGCTGCGGCGGCGATAAAACTCTTTCCCCTCGTGCTCGCCGCCTTCTTCGCCCTCAAGCGCCAGTACACGCTCGCCGCGACGGCCGCGGCCTCCGCGGTGATCCTCTCGCTGTCGGCGATGCCGGTGACCGGCGCCGATGTCTACGCCGAGTACTTCACCGCCGTACTGCCCTCGCAGCTCGACGGCGGAGCCTTCTACAGGAACCAGGGCGTGCCGGCGGTCCTCTCCAGGCTCCTTACCGAAAACGACGTGGTCGCCTCGCTGGGGCACCATCCCACGCTCGTGACGGTCCTGTCGGCGGCGGCGGCCGTCGTCGCCCTCGGCGCGGTCTTCTACTTCACGAAGCGCAACACCGACGAGGGGCGCTCTCCCTACGAGCTCGAGTTCTCGCTCGTCCTCGCCGCCACGATCATGGTCCTGTCGAAGAGCTGGGAGCACTATGCCGTCTTCCTGCTCCCCGCCTATCTCTTCCTTTACGAGCGCTTCGCCTACAGGGGAAGCGGCGACGGCGGGACGGTCCTCTTTCTTGCGGCCCTCTCCTACTGCGTCTGGTCCTTCGTGCTGACCACGGGCTGCGAGTACAGGGCCCTGCCCTACCACGTGCTCTCCAACATACCGCTTTCGGCCAAGTTCACGGCGACGCTGGTGCTGTACCTCTGCGTGCTGTACGTGGTGGGACGCCGTGATGAGGGGAGGTATGTGAGGAGCTGGCCTCTCGAATCACCGGCGTCGGAGCCCGGGCGTTACCGCCGGTGAGGCGATGCGGAGCCTCTGCGCCGTGGCGGAGGGACGCGCCGGCCCCGTCGAGGGCGCTGCCGTAACAGGGGGGACGGTTCAGGGTATGACCTTGTAGAGCTCGTTCGAGTAGGCGCTCTCGCGGCCCGCTGAGTTGTAGGCCGTGACGGTGAAGAAGTAGGTGGTGCCGGAGGTGAGGCCCCGGACCGTGTAGGTCGTGACGTTTGAGACGTCCACGACGGCGGTGTAGTCCCGCGACCGTGTCCCGTAGTATACCATGTAGCCTTCGAGGTTGGTCAGGGAGGAGCCGTCCGTGTTGGTCACGGGGGGGCTCCACGTGAGAGTGGCCGAGCTCGATGAGCCGCCGCCCCCGGAGACGCTGCCGCTGCCGCCGCTTATGCCGCCCCCTCCCGAGCCGCCTCCGCCGCTCACGATGACGCTTCCGCCCGAGCCCGTACCCTGTTGTGGTGTCGCCGTCGATGTGCCGTTTGAGGTGGCGGCGGTTGTGGAGGGGGATGTCGATGTGCCCGATGTGGA of the Deltaproteobacteria bacterium genome contains:
- a CDS encoding DUF2029 domain-containing protein produces the protein MDVKKSLFIFLAALAVVYGGYGLGRAVAGPKQGLDYAQYYMAGRMVVEGDGGALYESGPDYQRRAERYGVEGVVAEGERLDVMTNAYPPFVALLSAPLALVPYDVSRFVFLAASVAASALAALLLFAGRDRKTGGELRAAALAATFIFFPLHYSLYMGQMNSLLLVLLVAALQLGRRGRQVAAGLLLGAAAAIKLFPLVLAAFFALKRQYTLAATAAASAVILSLSAMPVTGADVYAEYFTAVLPSQLDGGAFYRNQGVPAVLSRLLTENDVVASLGHHPTLVTVLSAAAAVVALGAVFYFTKRNTDEGRSPYELEFSLVLAATIMVLSKSWEHYAVFLLPAYLFLYERFAYRGSGDGGTVLFLAALSYCVWSFVLTTGCEYRALPYHVLSNIPLSAKFTATLVLYLCVLYVVGRRDEGRYVRSWPLESPASEPGRYRR